In Micropterus dolomieu isolate WLL.071019.BEF.003 ecotype Adirondacks linkage group LG17, ASM2129224v1, whole genome shotgun sequence, one genomic interval encodes:
- the apbb1 gene encoding amyloid beta precursor protein binding family B member 1 isoform X2: MGGHDDEDMPYVVNKQKQEEELKNKLNDSSHWCDQESTGNNAKWVKEGRNQLRKVAENQQDQDHNCNISQNGNKEDFPHQTTTQEDQQGNEEQTKSPKIAMTPGLSQEESKNILNEPLLIDTLESTEDKEKEREDGKEKENKSEEDEETSGHATGVTGEQDNVESQREGSVVGRNACLLFSNMNGTPNDEESSWPALSQDNTADSSPNGNRESFWDSSAFETDTDLPSGWMRVRDTSGTYYWHIPTGTTQWEPPSPLGKVADSMMSSTMSLETTPCEEHEESWAQLSSTDEGAGEGELWKEEVEVTSDQSLKEFEGATLRYASINLNYNCSQSEEEEKLAPLCTDIETKCFAVRSLGWVEMSEEDMAPGKSSVAVNNCIRQLSYHKHNLHDTAGIWGEGKDMLMVLENDTMNLIDPLGQTLLHAQPIGSIRVWGVGRDNGRDFAYVARDNLTQVLKCHVFRCDSPAKNIATSLHEMCSKIMMERKATKPGVSSLSSDPSNPVVIPVEEFPAPKNEHFQHFHVYYLGCEAVAKPVGMDIINDALEVAVNSKDKSDWTPVSVNVAPATLTILSKQNEEVLSECRVRFLSFMGVGKDVHTFAYIMAEGPRDFTCHMFWCEPNAASLSEAVQAACMLRYQKCLDARPPSLGSCLPTPPADSVARRVKKGVQSLLGSFKSYRSGSQSP, encoded by the exons ATGGGCGGCCATGATGATGAAGATATGCCATATGTCgtgaataaacaaaaacaagaagaagagcTAAAAAACAAGCTGAATGACAGCAGCCACTGGTGCGACCAGGAATCCACTGGCAACAATGCAAAGTGGGTGAAGGAAGGCCGGAACCAGCTGCGGAAAGTAGCCGAGAACCAGCAGGACCAGGACCACAACTGCAATATCAGCCAGAATGGGAACAAGGAAGACTTCCCTCATCAGACCACCACTCAGGAAGATCAACAGGGAAACGAGGAGCAGACCAAGTCTCCCAAAATAGCAATGACCCCTGGTCTCAGTCAGGAGGAGTCCAAGAACATCCTTAATGAGCCGCTTCTCATCGACACTCTGGAGTCCacagaagacaaagagaaagagagagaagatggcaaagagaaggaaaacaaatcagaggaagatgaagagacATCAGGGCATGCCACAGGAGTGACAGGAGAACAGGATAATGTGGAGTCTCAGAGAGAGGGCAGTGTTGTGGGGAGAAATGCCTGCCTCCTGTTCTCCAACATGAATGGGACACCAAATGATGAAGAGTCCAGCTGGCCTGCACTGTCTCAGGACAACACAGCTGACAGCTCTCCAAATGGCAACAGAG AGTCCTTTTGGGATTCCAGTGCTTTTGAGACAGACACTGACCTGCCTTCAGGATGGATGAGGGTGCGAGATACATCCGGCACATACTACTGGCACATCCCCACGGGTACCACACAGTGGGAGCCTCCTTCACCCCTGGGTAAAGTCGCCGACTCCATGATGTCCTCAACTATGTCGCTGGAGACTACACCTTGTGAGGAGCATGAG GAATCCTGGGCTCAGCTTTCCAGCACAGATGAAGGAGCTGGTGAGGGGGAACTGTGGAAG GAGGAGGTAGAGGTTACATCTGATCAAAGTCTGAAGGAGTTTGAAGGAGCAACTCTACGCTATGCGTCCATCAACCTGAA TTACAATTGCTCTCAGtctgaggaagaagagaagcttGCTCCACTCTGCACAGATATAGAAACTAAG TGTTTTGCTGTGCGTTCCCTCGGCTGGGTAGAGATGTCTGAGGAGGACATGGCACCCGGCAAGAGTAGTGTTGCTGTCAACAACTGCATCAGACAGCTCTCTTATCACAAACACAACCTGCACGACACTGCTGGTATCTGGGGAGAG GGTAAGGAcatgctgatggtcctggagaaTGACACTATGAACTTGATCGACCCACTGGGCCAGACTCTGCTTCATGCTCAGCCTATAGGCAGCATCCGTGTTTGGGGTGTTGGCAGAGACAACGGCAG GGATTTTGCTTATGTGGCTCGAGACAATTTGACCCAAGTTCTGAAGTGTCATGTTTTCCGCTGTGATTCACCTGCTAAGAACATAGCCACCAGCTTACACGAAATGTGTTCAAAG ATAATGATGGAGAGGAAGGCAACCAAGCCAGGGGTGAGCAGCCTCAGCTCTGACCCGAGTAACCCTGTGGTCATCCCCGTTGAAG AATTTCCTGCTCCGAAAAATGAACACTTCCAGCACTTCCATGTTTATTACCTTGGTTGTGAAGCTGTGGCTAAGCCAGTTG GTATGGACATTATCAATGATGCGCTCGAGGTAGCAGTGAATAGTAAAGATAAAAGTGATTGGACTCCAGTCTCTGTGAATGTTGCACCAGCCACCCTCACAATACTTTCAAAGCAG AACGAGGAGGTGCTGTCAGAGTGCAGGGTGCGCTTCCTGTCTTTCATGGGTGTGGGAAAGGACGTCCACACCTTTGCTTATATCATGGCGGAGGGTCCCCGAGATTTCACCTGTCACATGTTTTGGTGTGAACCCAACGCTGCCAGTCTGAGCGAGGCTGTACAGGCTGCTTGCATG CTTCGCTATCAGAAATGTTTGGATGCACGTCCGCCCAGCCTAGGCTCTTGCCTGCCTACTCCTCCCGCTGACTCTGTGGCTCGACGGGTCAAGAAGGGGGTGCAGAGTCTGCTGGGCAGCTTTAAGAGCTACAGGTCTGGCTCTCAATCCCCTTGA
- the apbb1 gene encoding amyloid beta precursor protein binding family B member 1 isoform X1 → MGGHDDEDMPYVVNKQKQEEELKNKLNDSSHWCDQESTGNNAKWVKEGRNQLRKVAENQQDQDHNCNISQNGNKEDFPHQTTTQEDQQGNEEQTKSPKIAMTPGLSQEESKNILNEPLLIDTLESTEDKEKEREDGKEKENKSEEDEETSGHATGVTGEQDNVESQREGSVVGRNACLLFSNMNGTPNDEESSWPALSQDNTADSSPNGNRESFWDSSAFETDTDLPSGWMRVRDTSGTYYWHIPTGTTQWEPPSPLGKVADSMMSSTMSLETTPCEEHEESWAQLSSTDEGAGEGELWKEEVEVTSDQSLKEFEGATLRYASINLNYNCSQSEEEEKLAPLCTDIETKCFAVRSLGWVEMSEEDMAPGKSSVAVNNCIRQLSYHKHNLHDTAGIWGEGKDMLMVLENDTMNLIDPLGQTLLHAQPIGSIRVWGVGRDNGRERDFAYVARDNLTQVLKCHVFRCDSPAKNIATSLHEMCSKIMMERKATKPGVSSLSSDPSNPVVIPVEEFPAPKNEHFQHFHVYYLGCEAVAKPVGMDIINDALEVAVNSKDKSDWTPVSVNVAPATLTILSKQNEEVLSECRVRFLSFMGVGKDVHTFAYIMAEGPRDFTCHMFWCEPNAASLSEAVQAACMLRYQKCLDARPPSLGSCLPTPPADSVARRVKKGVQSLLGSFKSYRSGSQSP, encoded by the exons ATGGGCGGCCATGATGATGAAGATATGCCATATGTCgtgaataaacaaaaacaagaagaagagcTAAAAAACAAGCTGAATGACAGCAGCCACTGGTGCGACCAGGAATCCACTGGCAACAATGCAAAGTGGGTGAAGGAAGGCCGGAACCAGCTGCGGAAAGTAGCCGAGAACCAGCAGGACCAGGACCACAACTGCAATATCAGCCAGAATGGGAACAAGGAAGACTTCCCTCATCAGACCACCACTCAGGAAGATCAACAGGGAAACGAGGAGCAGACCAAGTCTCCCAAAATAGCAATGACCCCTGGTCTCAGTCAGGAGGAGTCCAAGAACATCCTTAATGAGCCGCTTCTCATCGACACTCTGGAGTCCacagaagacaaagagaaagagagagaagatggcaaagagaaggaaaacaaatcagaggaagatgaagagacATCAGGGCATGCCACAGGAGTGACAGGAGAACAGGATAATGTGGAGTCTCAGAGAGAGGGCAGTGTTGTGGGGAGAAATGCCTGCCTCCTGTTCTCCAACATGAATGGGACACCAAATGATGAAGAGTCCAGCTGGCCTGCACTGTCTCAGGACAACACAGCTGACAGCTCTCCAAATGGCAACAGAG AGTCCTTTTGGGATTCCAGTGCTTTTGAGACAGACACTGACCTGCCTTCAGGATGGATGAGGGTGCGAGATACATCCGGCACATACTACTGGCACATCCCCACGGGTACCACACAGTGGGAGCCTCCTTCACCCCTGGGTAAAGTCGCCGACTCCATGATGTCCTCAACTATGTCGCTGGAGACTACACCTTGTGAGGAGCATGAG GAATCCTGGGCTCAGCTTTCCAGCACAGATGAAGGAGCTGGTGAGGGGGAACTGTGGAAG GAGGAGGTAGAGGTTACATCTGATCAAAGTCTGAAGGAGTTTGAAGGAGCAACTCTACGCTATGCGTCCATCAACCTGAA TTACAATTGCTCTCAGtctgaggaagaagagaagcttGCTCCACTCTGCACAGATATAGAAACTAAG TGTTTTGCTGTGCGTTCCCTCGGCTGGGTAGAGATGTCTGAGGAGGACATGGCACCCGGCAAGAGTAGTGTTGCTGTCAACAACTGCATCAGACAGCTCTCTTATCACAAACACAACCTGCACGACACTGCTGGTATCTGGGGAGAG GGTAAGGAcatgctgatggtcctggagaaTGACACTATGAACTTGATCGACCCACTGGGCCAGACTCTGCTTCATGCTCAGCCTATAGGCAGCATCCGTGTTTGGGGTGTTGGCAGAGACAACGGCAG GGAAAG GGATTTTGCTTATGTGGCTCGAGACAATTTGACCCAAGTTCTGAAGTGTCATGTTTTCCGCTGTGATTCACCTGCTAAGAACATAGCCACCAGCTTACACGAAATGTGTTCAAAG ATAATGATGGAGAGGAAGGCAACCAAGCCAGGGGTGAGCAGCCTCAGCTCTGACCCGAGTAACCCTGTGGTCATCCCCGTTGAAG AATTTCCTGCTCCGAAAAATGAACACTTCCAGCACTTCCATGTTTATTACCTTGGTTGTGAAGCTGTGGCTAAGCCAGTTG GTATGGACATTATCAATGATGCGCTCGAGGTAGCAGTGAATAGTAAAGATAAAAGTGATTGGACTCCAGTCTCTGTGAATGTTGCACCAGCCACCCTCACAATACTTTCAAAGCAG AACGAGGAGGTGCTGTCAGAGTGCAGGGTGCGCTTCCTGTCTTTCATGGGTGTGGGAAAGGACGTCCACACCTTTGCTTATATCATGGCGGAGGGTCCCCGAGATTTCACCTGTCACATGTTTTGGTGTGAACCCAACGCTGCCAGTCTGAGCGAGGCTGTACAGGCTGCTTGCATG CTTCGCTATCAGAAATGTTTGGATGCACGTCCGCCCAGCCTAGGCTCTTGCCTGCCTACTCCTCCCGCTGACTCTGTGGCTCGACGGGTCAAGAAGGGGGTGCAGAGTCTGCTGGGCAGCTTTAAGAGCTACAGGTCTGGCTCTCAATCCCCTTGA
- the LOC123985719 gene encoding integrin-linked protein kinase, with protein sequence MDDIFTQCREGNAVAVRLWLDNTENDLNQGDDHGFSPLHWACREGRSNVVDMLIMRGARINVLNRGDDTPLHLAASHGHRDIVGKLIQCKADTNAANEHGNTPLHYACFWGQDQVAEDLVTNGALVSICNKYGEIPLDKAKPHLRELLRDKAEKMGQNLTKIPFKDTFWKGTTRTRPRNGTLNKHAGIDYKQLALLAKLNENQSGELWQGRWQGNEIVVKVLKIRDWTTRKSRDFNEEYPKLRIFSHPNVLPMLGACQSPPAPHPIIITHWMPYGSLYNVLHEGTNFVVDQTQAVKFALDIACGMAFLHTLEPMIPRHYLNSKSVMIDEDMTARISMADVKFSFQCPGRMYSPAWVAPEALQKKPEEINRRSADMWSFAILLWELVTREVPYADLSNMEIGMKVSLEGLRPTIPPGISPHICKLMKICMNEDPAKRPKFDMIVPILEKMQDK encoded by the exons AGATGACCACGGCTTCAGCCCCCTCCACTGGGCATGCAGGGAGGGCCGCTCCAATGTGGTCGACATGCTCATCATGAGAGGGGCTCGCATTAACGTCCTGAACCGTGGAGACGACACGCCTTTGCACCTGGCCGCCAGCCACGGACATCGCGACATTGTGGGAAAG CTGATACAGTGCAAAGCAGACACTAATGCAGCCAATGAACACGGGAACACACCACTGCATTATGCCTGCTTCTGGGGCCAAGACCAAGTGGCTGAG GACCTCGTGACTAATGGGGCTCTGGTGAGCATCTGTAACAAATATGGGGAAATTCCCCTGGACAAAGCCAAACCTCACTTGCGTGAACTCCTCAGAG ACAAAGCTGAGAAAATGGGACAGAACTTGACTAAAATTCCCTTCAAGGACACGTTCTGGAAAGGCACCACTAGAACTCGACCCC GGAATGGCACTTTGAACAAACATGCAGGCATTGACTACAAACAGCTCGCTCTCTTGGCTAAATTAAATGAGAACCAGTCTGGAGAG CTGTGGCAAGGGCGCTGGCAAGGAAATGAAATTGTTGTGAAGGTGCTAAAAATTCGTGACTGGACCACAAGGAAAAGCAGAGACTTTAACGAGGAATATCCAAAACTCAG GATATTTTCCCACCCAAATGTTCTACCCATGTTGGGAGCATGTCAGTCTCCTCCCGCCCCTCACCCCATCATCATCACACACTGGATGCCTTATGGCTCCCTCTACAACGTGCTGCATGAAGGCACCA ACTTTGTGGTGGACCAGACACAGGCGGTGAAGTTTGCTCTGGACATTGCTTGTGGAATGGCCTTCTTACACACACTTGAACCCATGATCCCTCGCCACTATCTCAACAGCAAGAGTGTTATG ATAGATGAAGACATGACAGCCAGGATCAGCATGGCAGACGTCAAGTTCTCTTTCCAGTGTCCTGGCAGGATGTACTCGCCTGCATGGGTAGCACCCGAGG CCCTGCAGAAGAAGCCAGAAGAGATCAACCGACGGTCAGCAGACATGTGGAGCTTTGCTATCCTGCTGTGGGAGTTGGTGACCAGAGAGGTGCCGTATGCTGACCTGTCCAACATGGAAATTGGCATGAAG GTTTCCTTGGAGGGTTTGAGGCCCACTATCCCTCCTGGCATTTCACCCCACATTTGCAAGCTCATGAAGATATGCATGAATGAAGACCCAGCAAAGAGACCTAAATTTGACATGATTGTGCCAATTCTGGAAAAAATGCAAGACAAGTGA